The Panicum virgatum strain AP13 chromosome 5K, P.virgatum_v5, whole genome shotgun sequence genome has a window encoding:
- the LOC120706249 gene encoding transcription factor bHLH168-like, whose translation MKSRRQSSGGSSAGATAAGEGNTHSSGGGCKLERKDVEKNRRLHMKGLCLKLSSLIPPAARRASLLSEAAASASNPNKDAATQLDQLDTAAAYIKQLKERIDALKRRKEGGGGRAATAGSGAVRMPVVEVRCQDGATLDVVLISEAGRPFKLHEVITALEEEGAEVVSASFSVVGDKIFYTIHSQALSPRIGLDAARVSERLHDLLLLA comes from the exons ATGAAGAGCCGGAGGCAGAGCAGCGGGGGCAGCTCGGCCGGCGCGACCGCCGCGGGGGAGGGGAACACgcacagcagcggcggcgggtgcaAGCTGGAGAGGAAGGACGTGGAGAAGAACCGGCGGCTGCACATGAAGGGCCTCTGCCTCAAGCTCTCCTCCCTCatcccgcccgccgcccgccgcgcgtcCCTGctctcggaggcggcggcgtccgcgtccAACCCCAACAAG GACGCGGCGACGCAGCTGGATCAGCTGGACACCGCGGCGGCGTACATCAAGCAGCTCAAGGAGCGGATCGATGCGCTGAAGCGGAggaaggagggcggcggcggccgtgccgCCACCGCGGGGTCCGGCGCCGTGCGCATGCCGGTGGTCGAGGTGCGGTGCCAGGACGGGGCGACGCTGGACGTGGTGCTCATCAGCGAGGCCGGGCGGCCGTTCAAGCTGCACGAGGTGATcacggcgctggaggaggaaggcgCCGAGGTCGTCAGCGCCAGCTTCTCCGTCGTCGGCGACAAGATCTTCTACACCATCCACTCGCAGGCGCTCAGCCCCCGCATCGGGCTCGACGCCGCCAGGGTCTCCGAGAGGCTGCACGACCTGCTGCTCCTCGCCTGA